The Kwoniella shivajii chromosome 5, complete sequence genomic interval tggccgtagataGAAGTCTTTGTTCCTCATGAATCTTCAATCAAAGACGAAAGTACACAGGAAGATGACTCTCACATTTTCCAGTgtatctttcctttgaatGTTGGATGTACATGTCAGGAAATATTCTGAGGGTCAACCATCTCAATCCTACCCCTCAGCACTTACTTCTCATGCAAGACTCACAACCCGCCGGTAGAAAACGTCATTGACGATGCTCTTCCTGTGTAACAAGAACAAAGGTTGACTACCTGTCTTCAACGACACTACACCTTCCACCTTTCAATCTGTGTGTATTTCGAAGGCGATTCTCCAAATGATCTCGTCTCATCACGGCACAGCTTTTCTCACATCCAGAGTTGTGATATGAATATCGAGTCGATTTCTCCATAGATTCTCCACTAAGTGGATGTATAAAGCAGTCCCAAAGCTCATTCTCCATACTTTTCTCCATCGACTTCCAATTCAAGAATCAAACAACATAACCACTTATGTCTATCAATAGTACGTCCACTTCGTCCACGAATGAAAGGTGGCGCCAGAGAATGCAAGTCGCCCACGCtagtgaagatgagctgGCTGCTTCCCAGCTCGCTGGGAATTCGGCTACGCCGAGTACTGATGCTTCGAAAACCGAAAACCAATCAGACGGTCGACTGATGATATCGCCGTACCATCTAAGACGTATTCCTACGCCTAGCTCGTCTATGATGAACCATTGAATCGAGATGCATAACCCCCTAttatatttatatatatgtctATTTGGATCTAACCTATCCTCGATCTATACTCTACTTGTCAATGCTGGAATCATCacaacaagagaagaaacctttcttcttgggtTTCTGTTCAGCCTTCTTTACAGGTGCGGGTGTAGATGCGGCTGGAGCAGTTTCCTTGGTAGCGACAGGAACAGTCTCTTTGGTGGCGGCTGGGACTGGAGTTTCGGCAGCAATAGGTTCCTTAGGGGTAGTGGTAGTCTCCTTAGGAGTAGAGGTGGTTTCGACTGGAGTTGGGGTGGCAGCAGCTGTAGTAGTACCAGTTTCAGCTGGAGTAGAAGTGGCAGTAGCTGTAGTGACTGAAGATGGCTTTTCGGAAGAAGCTGCGATTGGTGCTCCGAGGGCATAGCCGTCTAATGTGGGTTCACCGGCTACTTTCTCAGGAATGTCCCTAGCGGCACCGGAAGAAGTTGTAGTAGCGGGGACAACAGCGGCGGCAGTGGTAGAAGTAGCACTAGTGGCGCTATAGGCATCAAACGCACATCAGTATGATCCTTGTTTTTGCAGAGAACGTGAACGAGGAAAGACTTACGCtgcctttcccttcttgtAGGTTCCGACAAAGTTGGCAAAGTACTGAACAACAAGGAATCAGATCTCAGGAAGACTTATAAATCATAGATTTGAGATCCGcgatactcactttaccTTGATGATGAGCGACTTCGAGATCCACAGTAGTGGGCATCAAATGTCCGTCCCCAGCAGCAACGGTTGATGCTCCATATGGTGAACCACCTTGAACGACATCAACACCTCCGATAGCGGGATTTGAGTAGCctaaaaaagcaaaaggaatTCGTGTCAGCCTCCGATTCATTCGTTCGTGGCAATTTCAGTCAAAGAACTTACCGATTGGCACGTAGGCGACTTTGTATAAATCGTTGTCAGTGCGTGTTAAGAATGAATGGTGAGCAGCTGTCAGAAGAGATACTCACGACCATCTATGAGACGAAGGACAATGATATCAGTATCCAGTCTGAAGGACGAAGCAATCAACGAATCGGAGACTTACGATGAGcgaagaaagggaatgtaGTGAGAATGGTTGACTAATCACACGAATTGTAAAAGTAGAGAATCAGCAAATTGTTGTTCATCTCTGGTTTGtatggaaagaagggacTATATGCTCACCTCTAATCCGCTATGTTGACCTGCTGCCGAGGTGAAAAGGGTCGTAAATTTTCCAGTCAATGAACCCGCAGCCCAAAGACCGCCGGTAGCATCGAAGAACGCATCAACTTGAGATGGAAGTCTTCCATATCTTTTGGTCGGTATATCAGCATCTCGccattttctttctctcacGCGAAAATATAGGTGTGATACTTACCTAGTAGGAGCACCGAAGATTATACCATCCGcttctttcaaatcttcCGGAGCGATAGTAGGATATTTGGATTGAAGTGATGTATTGGCGTACATCTTGGTTAACACCTCTTGGGGAAGGGTCTCCTTACTATGACACGCTCAATAAATCAGTATTGTGTTTCCTGACGGAGACGATAGTAGGGAGCTTACATCACATATGGCTTCGCGATAGCTCCTGCGGACTCGACACCCTTAATGACCTCAGTAGCGAGGGCATCAATGTGACCGTAGGTAGAGTAGAAAGCAACGACAATGATAGGTTTAGAAGACCTGTGTACATAGTTGAAAAACTTAGTGATCAGCAACTATAGTATCTCAAGTTTGAGGTGAATGGATTTTGGTCATATGGAATTGACCTTCTCTAGGCTGCGTGGATGCGcagagagaagaaggggaaactTACATGTTGACGAATATAAGTAGCTAAGTCCTGATGGAAGTTAAATGGATAGAGCGAAGTATATGTCGTTCAATGTCGATGCACCAGCTATTTATCACTTTCAATTTGTAAGAAATGGAATTGTAGATATTAATGTTCGAACCAGAGAATGCTTACATAACCCCTCTTCGCCATCCTAGAGGAA includes:
- a CDS encoding NAD(P)H:quinone oxidoreductase, type IV codes for the protein MFGSFIPSSRMAKRGYLLIFVNMSSKPIIVVAFYSTYGHIDALATEVIKGVESAGAIAKPYVIKETLPQEVLTKMYANTSLQSKYPTIAPEDLKEADGIIFGAPTRYGRLPSQVDAFFDATGGLWAAGSLTGKFTTLFTSAAGQHSGLESTILTTFPFFAHHGRYSNPAIGGVDVVQGGSPYGASTVAAGDGHLMPTTVDLEVAHHQGKYFANFVGTYKKGKAAATSATSTTAAAVVPATTTSSGAARDIPEKVAGEPTLDGYALGAPIAASSEKPSSVTTATATSTPAETGTTTAAATPTPVETTSTPKETTTTPKEPIAAETPVPAATKETVPVATKETAPAASTPAPVKKAEQKPKKKGFFSCCDDSSIDK